The following proteins are encoded in a genomic region of [Eubacterium] hominis:
- a CDS encoding GNAT family N-acetyltransferase, producing the protein MTEIQLAYQDDGILELLEDYTNMLIQQDETAAQYLLQQNYDYEREHLEEIYGLPLGRFLVVKVDNEIVGCVGLKHMEGGHCELKRLYVKEAYRGQHLSDRLMEAILKEAKSIGYHTMYLDTLPYLKEAIHLYRKYGFFECEPYNDSPMASSIYMRLDLID; encoded by the coding sequence ATGACAGAAATCCAATTAGCATATCAGGATGATGGTATCTTAGAACTATTAGAAGATTATACCAATATGCTGATTCAGCAAGACGAAACAGCAGCACAATACCTGCTTCAACAAAATTATGATTATGAACGTGAGCATTTAGAAGAAATATATGGCTTGCCACTTGGTCGCTTCCTTGTGGTCAAAGTGGATAATGAAATCGTTGGCTGTGTTGGCTTAAAACATATGGAAGGTGGCCACTGTGAATTAAAACGTTTATATGTAAAAGAAGCTTATCGTGGACAGCATCTCTCTGATCGCTTAATGGAAGCCATTCTGAAGGAAGCAAAGTCCATCGGCTATCATACAATGTATTTGGATACACTTCCTTACCTGAAAGAAGCAATTCATTTATATCGTAAATATGGTTTCTTTGAATGTGAACCTTATAATGACAGCCCAATGGCCTCTTCGATCTATATGCGCTTAGATTTAATAGATTAA
- a CDS encoding ATP-binding cassette domain-containing protein, with translation METNAEPILVVDNLKQHFKVSRKYTVKAVDGISFKIYPGETYGLVGESGSGKSTTGRSIIRLYTPTDGKVIFQGKDISGKMSNADLKLLRTKMQMIFQDPMACLNPREKVLDIIAQGLDIHHEYKTKEERNQKVYDMLELVGLSKEHANRYPHQFSGGQRQRIGIARALIMNPDLIIADEAISALDVSIQAQVVNLMKKIQQKTGTSILFIAHDLSMVKYISDRIGVLHLGHLVETGTTEEIFTNPIHPYTKSLLSAIPSPNPVLEKKRKSFTYDYKEAGVDYHAGSEHLVDGTHYVLATDKEFDEWMKSTKN, from the coding sequence GTGGAAACTAATGCAGAACCAATCCTGGTTGTTGATAATCTGAAACAACACTTTAAAGTCAGCCGTAAATATACTGTTAAAGCAGTAGATGGCATTTCTTTTAAAATTTATCCTGGGGAAACATATGGTCTTGTAGGTGAATCTGGTAGTGGTAAATCCACCACGGGTAGAAGTATTATACGATTATATACACCTACAGATGGAAAAGTAATTTTTCAGGGAAAAGATATTTCTGGGAAAATGAGCAATGCTGATTTAAAATTACTACGTACAAAAATGCAGATGATTTTCCAGGATCCTATGGCTTGTTTAAATCCTAGAGAAAAAGTTTTAGATATCATTGCACAAGGGCTTGATATTCATCATGAATATAAGACTAAAGAAGAACGTAACCAGAAAGTTTATGATATGTTAGAGCTTGTAGGCCTTTCTAAGGAGCATGCCAACCGTTATCCACATCAATTCTCTGGTGGACAGCGTCAACGTATCGGCATTGCCCGTGCATTGATTATGAATCCTGATTTAATCATCGCAGATGAAGCAATCTCTGCTTTGGATGTTTCTATTCAGGCACAGGTTGTCAATTTAATGAAAAAAATCCAGCAAAAAACTGGTACAAGTATCTTATTTATAGCCCATGACTTAAGTATGGTCAAATATATTTCTGATCGTATCGGTGTTTTACATCTAGGTCATCTTGTGGAAACAGGTACTACAGAAGAAATCTTTACAAATCCTATTCATCCGTATACAAAAAGCTTATTAAGTGCTATTCCATCCCCAAATCCAGTTTTGGAAAAGAAACGTAAATCCTTTACTTACGATTATAAAGAAGCAGGCGTGGATTACCATGCCGGCAGTGAACATCTGGTGGATGGTACACACTATGTTCTAGCAACAGATAAAGAATTTGATGAATGGATGAAATCTACTAAAAATTAA
- a CDS encoding ABC transporter ATP-binding protein, protein MNEKRERILRIRDLSISFKTESGHVNAIRGVNMDLYKGETLAIVGESGSGKSVTTKAIMGILANNGTIESGSIEYTWYDEFTGEKHTEDIVKMSEKMKQKEIRGRKIAMVFQDPMTSLNPTMTIGKQIMEPMIYHYHKSKEEAYKEAVELLNLVGITDAEKRMKNYPHQLSGGMRQRVVIAIALSCDPYILICDEPTTALDVTIQAKILELIQDIQKKKNLSVIYITHDLGVVAKVADFVNVMYAGKIVEVGSVNEIFYDPRHPYTWGLLSAMPDLDTDDTELYTIPGTPPNLTVEVKGDAFAPRNQYALNIDLRLDPPMFYLGGTHRCASWLCHEKAPKVEMPEQLKKRILKMKKEAEESGN, encoded by the coding sequence ATGAATGAAAAAAGAGAAAGAATATTAAGAATCCGTGATTTATCTATATCATTTAAAACCGAAAGTGGCCATGTAAACGCAATTCGTGGTGTAAACATGGACTTATATAAAGGTGAAACACTTGCTATTGTTGGTGAAAGTGGTTCAGGTAAATCTGTCACAACAAAAGCGATTATGGGTATCCTTGCGAATAATGGTACCATCGAAAGTGGTTCTATTGAATATACATGGTATGATGAATTCACAGGTGAAAAACATACAGAGGATATTGTAAAAATGTCCGAAAAAATGAAACAAAAAGAGATTCGTGGACGTAAAATCGCAATGGTATTCCAGGATCCAATGACTTCTTTAAACCCAACCATGACCATTGGTAAACAAATTATGGAGCCAATGATTTATCATTATCACAAATCTAAAGAAGAAGCTTATAAAGAAGCTGTTGAATTATTGAATCTGGTAGGAATTACCGATGCAGAAAAACGTATGAAAAACTATCCACACCAATTATCTGGTGGTATGCGTCAACGTGTTGTTATCGCAATTGCACTATCTTGTGATCCTTATATTTTAATTTGTGATGAACCAACAACGGCATTGGATGTTACCATTCAGGCAAAGATTCTAGAGCTTATACAGGATATTCAGAAAAAGAAAAACCTGTCTGTAATCTATATTACACATGATTTAGGGGTTGTAGCGAAAGTTGCGGACTTTGTGAATGTCATGTATGCTGGAAAAATTGTAGAAGTCGGCAGTGTGAATGAAATATTCTATGATCCTCGTCATCCTTATACATGGGGATTATTAAGCGCTATGCCTGATTTGGATACTGATGATACTGAATTGTATACTATCCCTGGTACGCCGCCTAACCTGACAGTGGAGGTCAAAGGAGATGCCTTTGCGCCACGTAATCAATATGCATTGAATATTGATTTACGCTTAGATCCGCCAATGTTTTATTTAGGAGGTACACATCGATGTGCCAGCTGGCTGTGTCATGAAAAAGCACCAAAAGTGGAAATGCCAGAACAATTGAAAAAACGTATTTTGAAAATGAAAAAGGAGGCTGAAGAAAGTGGAAACTAA